One segment of Lolium rigidum isolate FL_2022 unplaced genomic scaffold, APGP_CSIRO_Lrig_0.1 contig_31174_1, whole genome shotgun sequence DNA contains the following:
- the LOC124680942 gene encoding uncharacterized protein LOC124680942, with protein sequence MEAENTHLRETAKSLTKQLDKAKRLAAEAQKEAADLKKELSLLKWEMEKKERLKLEAQAQVLPTCLSTVPTGFEWTLCRIPSLLSWTPVSKFRSSRRRPREPCQKKLGSSDGTSICIVAAAVTLASSIQNFKVFLSGADVFTNKEVSEVVTGTMEIAMSALCCPYIIVTQREPVSNLPPTPAALTLLKSWVTSRPHARIFIDTTILVVLSYLILVDINLSFLWLAIFPLMAIVFVRALYIKFSRRNSGVRGKHNSGSSNAVEKTNRKTMELKFIVMVTLGALFVMDQLPDHVSEGFAISQFLLFLSTTVAALTRMMAKLPAGPSLPGIEPASEMLHKSLLVLLLVTAHTVAAEWLGEDVVLVCLPEIIPVLLWFSLHVDRKPGSSSIISVDRMKLGQKSLVFLAAILVLVAVFFTYLAMSMDESGLTSCCTTFLVSYGVSGILTSFLEFMLSSWRRHKVPDVASGMLKVWAISLLITAAAALLLRCMLLVRLGLQLPLHAVWLW encoded by the exons ATGGAGGCGGAGAATACTCATCTTCGTGAGACTGCCAAGTCCTTGACTAAACAGCTTGATAAAGCAAAAAGGCTAGCAGCTGAAGCTCAAAAAGAAGCCGCAGACTTGAAGAAAGAGCTGAGTCTGCTGAAGTGGGAGATGGAGAAGAAGGAACGATTGAAGCTTGAAGCTCAGGCCCAG GTTCTGCCGACATGTCTGTCGACCGTACCAACAGGCTTCGAGTGGACTCTATGTCGGATACCCTCTCTTTTGTCGTGGACTCCAGTGAGCAAATTCAGGAGCTCTAGAAGAAGACCAAGGGAGCCTTGTCAAA aaaagcttGGGAGTTCGGATGGAACGTCGATATGCATAGTAGCAGCAGCGGTCACACTAGCCAGCAGTATCCAGAATTTCAAGGTGTTTCTATCAGGTGCTGATGTTTTTACCAACAAAGAAGTAAGTGAGGTGGTAACTGGCACAATGGAGATTGCCATGTCCGCCTTGTGCTGTCCCTATATAATTGTGACACAGCGCGAGCCTGTTTCCAATCTGCCGCCAACACCTGCTGCGCTTACCCTATTGAAGTCGTGGGTCACATCTCGTCCTCACGCCCGGATTTTCATTGACACAACCATCCTTGTGGTACTATCTTATCTGATATTAGTTGacatcaacttgagcttcctctggCTGGCCATCTTTCCCCTAATGGCCATTGTTTTCGTACGAGCGCTCTACATCAAGTTCAGTCGCCGTAATAGCGGGGTCCGTGGAAAACATAATTCAGGATCTTCTAACGCCGTCGAGAAGACCAACAGGAAAACTATGGAGCTTAAGTTCATAGTGATGGTGACGCTCGGGGCGCTATTTGTGATGGACCAGCTTCCAGACCATGTATCCGAGGGGTTCGCTATCTCCCAGTTCCTCCTGTTCCTAAGCACCACGGTGGCGGCCCTGACACGCATGATGGCGAAGCTGCCCGCCGGTCCCTCCTTACCTGGCATAGAACCAGCATCGGAGATGCTCCACAAGTCCTTGCTTGTCCTCCTGCTGGTGACGGCGCACACGGTGGCCGCAGAGTGGCTGGGCGAGGATGTTGTTCTGGTCTGCTTGCCGGAGATTATCCCCGTGCTTCTCTGGTTCAGCCTTCACGTCGACCGTAAACCAGGCAGCAGCTCCATTATAAGCGTTGACAGGATGAAGCTAGGCCAAAAGTCGCTCGTCTTCCTCGCTGCAATTTTGGTACTGGTGGCTGTTTTTTTCACCTACCTGGCAATGTCCATGGATGAATCTGGGCTCACCAGCTGCTGTACGACATTCCTGGTGTCCTATGGCGTCTCAGGGATTCTTACCAGCTTCCTTGAGTTCATGCTGAGCAGCTGGCGGAGGCACaaagtaccagatgtggcttctGGCATGCTCAAAGTCTGGGCAATTTCTTTACTGATTACGGCGGCCGCGGCTCTGCTTCTCAGGTGTATGCTTCTTGTTCGGCTTGGTCTACAATTACCACTGCATGCAGTTTGGCTCTGGTAA